A region of Pseudomonas putida DNA encodes the following proteins:
- a CDS encoding LysR family transcriptional regulator, producing MPAVITPEVEVMPTRHIDLQDHRLRYLHLSHDKGSMRAAAEVLGVATSSVSRQIARLEEELGIELVRPGTHRISLTTAGEAAVDYYIERIRQHALLVDRLDALRARQQASTVIAIGEGLLGARAINSLQGFLHAHNAHKAEIISAPSLEVQRMVMNDEAHLGVVFAPNASARLTRLFSLAQPLRMIVHRDSRMAERSTVSLAEVARESLVLPGANFRVRELADAACKDQPFDIVPTLTSNSLAVILDFVRSGLGATLLAELPIIDELKSGTFKALAIDCEAMNATDIQIVTRRGRTLDGMSRELATEMAKAVRMAL from the coding sequence ATGCCTGCCGTGATTACCCCCGAGGTCGAGGTTATGCCTACCCGCCATATCGATCTGCAGGACCATCGCCTGCGTTACCTGCACCTGAGCCATGACAAGGGCTCCATGCGCGCCGCTGCCGAAGTGCTCGGCGTCGCCACCTCATCGGTCAGCCGGCAAATTGCCCGGCTGGAAGAAGAACTGGGCATCGAACTGGTACGCCCCGGCACCCACCGCATCAGCCTGACCACCGCTGGCGAGGCCGCCGTGGACTACTACATCGAGCGCATTCGCCAGCACGCGCTGCTGGTCGACCGCCTGGACGCATTGCGCGCCCGCCAGCAAGCCTCGACGGTAATCGCCATCGGCGAAGGCCTGCTGGGTGCCAGGGCGATCAATTCGCTGCAGGGCTTTTTGCACGCACACAATGCGCACAAGGCCGAAATCATCAGCGCCCCGTCATTGGAGGTGCAGCGCATGGTGATGAACGACGAGGCGCACCTCGGCGTGGTCTTTGCGCCTAACGCTTCAGCCCGCTTGACGCGCCTGTTCAGCCTGGCGCAGCCATTGCGGATGATTGTTCACCGTGACAGCCGAATGGCCGAGCGCTCCACGGTCAGCTTGGCCGAGGTGGCCCGCGAATCACTGGTGCTGCCCGGCGCCAACTTCCGCGTGCGGGAGCTGGCAGATGCCGCCTGCAAGGACCAGCCGTTCGACATCGTGCCTACCCTCACCTCCAACTCCCTGGCGGTGATTCTCGACTTCGTCCGCTCGGGTTTGGGCGCGACCTTGCTGGCCGAACTGCCGATCATCGACGAGCTCAAGAGCGGTACTTTCAAGGCCCTGGCCATTGATTGCGAGGCAATGAATGCGACCGATATCCAGATCGTCACGCGCCGTGGGCGAACCCTGGATGGGATGAGCCGGGAGTTGGCGACCGAGATGGCCAAGGCGGTGCGGATGGCGTTGTGA
- a CDS encoding IS110 family transposase, with amino-acid sequence MSSSVGIDVSSATLAVHIRPEGVNFSVSNDLKGFQLLVEKLGEYAISMVLLEATGGYECNVLKALQDADFPVCRINPSRARDFAKSMGKRAKTDPIDAAVLAHLAEVMPPRPCQVMTPERALLRELLMQRDRFVQQRDDDKRRLKQARAPSVCLRLEQHIAYLKGEIRALEQEIAQQAAALPDDRVKQLTQVKGIGLITAGKLMALLPELGQVDKKEIAALVGVAPFNQDSGKQSGKRSIWGGRSQVRRALYMACWVVIRHNKDFCERYKALRAQGKCAKVSVVACMRVLIVRLNAMLKTGTPWKEQIAHS; translated from the coding sequence ATGTCTTCCTCTGTCGGCATCGATGTTTCCAGTGCCACACTTGCTGTTCACATCCGTCCTGAGGGGGTGAACTTCAGTGTTTCCAATGACTTGAAGGGATTCCAACTGCTCGTCGAAAAGCTTGGCGAGTATGCAATTTCAATGGTCTTGCTCGAAGCTACCGGTGGCTACGAGTGCAATGTCCTCAAAGCGCTGCAGGATGCCGATTTTCCGGTTTGCCGGATCAATCCCAGTCGTGCCCGGGACTTTGCCAAGTCGATGGGTAAACGCGCCAAGACCGATCCCATTGACGCAGCTGTTTTGGCTCACCTGGCTGAAGTTATGCCCCCACGGCCTTGCCAGGTGATGACACCCGAGCGGGCTTTGCTGCGCGAACTGCTTATGCAGCGGGATCGCTTCGTCCAACAGCGCGACGATGACAAGCGGCGCCTGAAGCAGGCGCGGGCTCCCAGTGTTTGTTTGCGGTTGGAACAACACATCGCCTATCTGAAGGGTGAAATTCGAGCGCTGGAACAAGAGATCGCACAGCAGGCAGCAGCTTTGCCTGATGATCGGGTTAAACAGCTCACTCAAGTCAAAGGAATTGGTCTGATTACTGCCGGAAAGCTGATGGCCTTGCTGCCAGAGCTGGGCCAGGTGGATAAGAAGGAAATTGCCGCCTTGGTCGGTGTTGCGCCGTTCAACCAGGACAGCGGCAAGCAGTCGGGCAAGCGTTCAATCTGGGGGGGACGCTCACAAGTCAGGCGGGCGCTCTATATGGCCTGCTGGGTGGTGATACGGCACAACAAGGACTTCTGCGAGCGCTACAAAGCACTGCGAGCCCAGGGGAAGTGCGCGAAAGTATCGGTGGTGGCGTGTATGCGAGTATTGATAGTGAGGCTAAATGCGATGCTCAAGACCGGAACGCCCTGGAAGGAGCAAATAGCTCATTCGTAG
- a CDS encoding aromatic ring-hydroxylating oxygenase subunit alpha produces MSNLIPAVNLTVDPAELVQPDRVHTSLYTDPALFDAELQKIFHSTWVWVAHESEVPEPGSYKTTFIGKQPVIVVRDRKKAINVLLNRCRHRGATVCEHKKGKTNSFVCPYHGWGYALDGSLRGIPHPESYGDCLDKAELPLVSLRTESYAGMVFATFKDDIEPLEDFLGAAKKWIDLFMKQGAGYGIKVPGEHRFRFPGNWKIQLENTTDAYHFPLVHKSFLSSVDEQTLELFDFVKGPGYVEDLGNGHSVMVMIPELVDLEANLDKPIPERFESLAAELRDEGIDEQQVRRIVRAVGGSGFNLNLFPNVACSMAFFRVLQPISVTETEIHHSVITMDGGPAAANRYRLRLHEHFQGPMGFGTPDDSEAWERVQKGARAGEDLWIMLNRGLPGEKPSADGLVSDVSAETGMRAAYQQWKKMMTAERK; encoded by the coding sequence GTGAGCAACCTGATCCCCGCCGTCAACCTGACGGTCGACCCGGCCGAGCTGGTCCAGCCCGACCGCGTCCACACCTCCCTCTACACCGACCCGGCCCTGTTCGACGCCGAACTGCAGAAGATCTTTCACAGCACCTGGGTCTGGGTCGCCCACGAGAGCGAAGTGCCCGAGCCCGGCAGCTACAAGACCACCTTCATCGGCAAGCAGCCGGTGATCGTCGTGCGTGACCGCAAAAAGGCCATCAACGTGCTGCTCAACCGCTGCCGCCATCGCGGCGCCACCGTCTGCGAGCACAAGAAGGGCAAGACCAACAGCTTCGTCTGCCCCTACCACGGCTGGGGCTACGCCCTGGACGGCTCGCTGCGCGGCATCCCCCACCCGGAAAGCTACGGCGACTGCCTGGACAAAGCCGAGCTGCCATTGGTAAGCCTGCGCACCGAAAGCTACGCCGGCATGGTCTTCGCCACCTTCAAGGACGACATCGAACCGCTCGAAGACTTCCTCGGTGCGGCCAAGAAGTGGATTGACCTGTTCATGAAGCAAGGCGCCGGCTACGGCATCAAGGTCCCCGGCGAGCACCGCTTCCGCTTCCCCGGCAACTGGAAGATCCAGCTGGAAAACACCACCGACGCCTACCACTTCCCGTTGGTGCACAAAAGCTTCCTGTCCTCGGTCGATGAGCAGACCCTGGAGCTGTTCGACTTCGTCAAAGGCCCCGGCTACGTCGAGGATCTGGGCAACGGCCACAGCGTGATGGTGATGATCCCGGAGCTGGTGGACCTGGAAGCCAACCTCGACAAACCGATCCCCGAGCGCTTCGAATCCCTCGCCGCCGAGCTGCGCGACGAAGGCATCGACGAGCAGCAAGTGCGCCGTATCGTCCGCGCCGTCGGTGGCTCGGGCTTCAACCTCAACCTGTTCCCCAACGTCGCTTGCTCGATGGCGTTCTTCCGCGTGCTGCAGCCGATCTCGGTGACCGAGACCGAAATCCACCACTCGGTGATCACCATGGACGGCGGCCCGGCTGCGGCCAACCGCTACCGCCTGCGCCTGCACGAGCACTTCCAGGGCCCGATGGGCTTCGGCACCCCGGACGATTCCGAAGCCTGGGAGCGGGTGCAGAAAGGCGCCCGTGCCGGTGAAGACCTGTGGATCATGCTCAACCGCGGCCTGCCCGGTGAGAAGCCCAGCGCAGACGGCCTGGTCTCTGACGTGAGCGCCGAAACCGGCATGCGCGCGGCGTACCAGCAGTGGAAGAAGATGATGACGGCGGAGCGCAAGTGA
- a CDS encoding aromatic-ring-hydroxylating dioxygenase subunit beta has translation MDLNLLNEVTAFIWQEGDMLDHGEYDTWLGQWTEKGTYIIPIDPKESDHENTLNYAYDDHHMRGLRVQRLIGGESISTSPQPRTVRTISRFRVLGDDGVNVTVRCAQNVREFRKESLKHYSADLTYTLVRAAGGFKIHRKVISLINSDDTLAGIGYIL, from the coding sequence ATGGATCTGAACCTACTGAACGAAGTTACCGCCTTCATCTGGCAGGAAGGCGACATGCTCGACCACGGCGAGTACGACACCTGGCTGGGCCAGTGGACCGAAAAAGGCACGTACATCATCCCCATCGACCCGAAGGAGAGCGACCACGAGAACACCCTCAACTACGCCTACGACGACCACCACATGCGTGGCCTGCGGGTACAGCGGCTGATCGGCGGCGAGTCGATTTCCACCAGCCCGCAACCGCGCACCGTGCGCACGATTTCGCGCTTCAGGGTGCTGGGCGACGACGGCGTCAACGTCACCGTGCGCTGCGCGCAGAACGTGCGCGAGTTCCGCAAGGAAAGCCTCAAGCACTACAGCGCCGACCTGACCTACACCCTGGTGCGGGCGGCGGGCGGTTTCAAGATCCACCGCAAGGTGATCAGCCTGATCAACAGTGACGATACCCTCGCCGGTATCGGCTACATCCTCTAG
- a CDS encoding PDR/VanB family oxidoreductase, which yields MSEQLLDVIVQAREVQGGDVVVLELAAVDGQVLPRFAAGAHVDLHLAPDLVRQYSLCGDPAQANVYRLGVLKDTQSRGGSVAVHQQLQPGTPMRISAPRNLFPLAGDATRSILLGGGIGITPMIAMAHALHAQGQPFELHYRGRSRSRCAFVDELLAAPFAASVFTHFSDESPEQQLDLTQVLGPATPGVHLYTCGPTGFMDWVIEGARQQGYDDTHIHHEYFQAEVDTSGGSFEVVAARSGKTVQVQEGQPLTAALRSVGIKVEVSCEQGVCGTCLCDVLEGEPDHRDHYLTEEEKLTNEQIVLCCSRARGKRLVLDI from the coding sequence ATGAGCGAACAACTGCTCGATGTGATCGTGCAAGCCCGCGAGGTGCAAGGCGGCGACGTGGTGGTGCTGGAGCTCGCCGCAGTCGATGGCCAGGTCCTGCCGCGTTTTGCGGCAGGTGCCCACGTGGACCTGCACCTGGCGCCCGACCTGGTGCGGCAGTATTCGCTGTGCGGCGACCCCGCGCAGGCCAATGTCTACCGCCTTGGCGTGCTCAAGGACACGCAGTCCCGCGGCGGCTCGGTGGCCGTGCACCAGCAGTTGCAGCCCGGCACACCGATGCGCATCAGCGCGCCGCGCAACCTGTTCCCGCTGGCTGGCGATGCCACACGATCGATCCTGCTGGGCGGTGGCATCGGGATCACCCCGATGATCGCCATGGCCCACGCCCTGCATGCCCAAGGCCAGCCGTTCGAACTGCATTACCGTGGCCGCTCGCGCAGCCGCTGCGCCTTCGTCGACGAATTGCTAGCCGCGCCGTTTGCAGCCAGCGTCTTCACCCATTTCAGCGATGAAAGCCCTGAGCAGCAGCTGGACCTGACCCAGGTGCTGGGCCCCGCCACGCCTGGCGTGCACCTGTATACCTGCGGTCCGACGGGCTTCATGGACTGGGTGATCGAAGGCGCACGCCAGCAAGGCTACGACGACACGCACATCCACCACGAGTACTTCCAGGCCGAGGTCGACACCTCGGGCGGCAGCTTCGAGGTGGTCGCCGCACGCAGCGGCAAGACCGTGCAGGTGCAGGAAGGCCAGCCGCTGACCGCTGCCCTGCGCAGCGTCGGGATCAAGGTCGAGGTGTCGTGCGAGCAAGGCGTGTGCGGCACCTGCCTGTGCGACGTGCTCGAAGGCGAACCCGACCACCGTGACCACTACCTGACCGAAGAGGAAAAACTCACCAACGAACAGATCGTACTGTGCTGTTCCCGGGCGCGCGGCAAGCGCCTGGTGCTGGATATCTGA
- a CDS encoding OprD family porin, with protein sequence MELKWPLRAKPFCLCVGAVLPLTCLADVVDDSHLSLNFRNLYLNRNFTNPSAPVSKVGNWSQGFDLQFESGYTDTPLAVGLDLNGQYAVRLDSTGNDGSLPFSKHRQQAADDYSRGGATLKLKYAKTKVLIGDQKPFYPVASNDPSRQLDTIYQGAVIESRDIDNLTLVGGRFWSIVTRESSNHERLYRFGTRDDLDSDGLDFAGATYALTPDLQASYFHGVLNDIYKQDYGGIKHALKFADGYQLKTDVGYFNNREDGAARSGAVDNRAYFGLITLEKSGHMLGVSYQRMTGDTVFPTLNGYVPQLWLPNWAGLPFIRPDERSWSVRYGYNFAAMGLPGLKLFTRYIKGTDIDRGPGLARDQESERDIMLSYVVQSGPLKDLAFDLKNMRTQQTYGNDYNEYRLITSYTWKFW encoded by the coding sequence ATGGAACTCAAATGGCCGTTGCGTGCGAAACCGTTTTGCTTGTGTGTGGGCGCCGTATTACCCCTGACGTGCCTGGCCGATGTGGTGGATGACAGCCACCTCTCGCTCAATTTCAGAAACCTTTACCTGAACCGTAATTTCACCAACCCCAGTGCCCCGGTGTCCAAGGTCGGCAACTGGTCGCAGGGCTTCGACCTGCAATTCGAGTCCGGCTACACCGACACCCCGCTGGCAGTGGGCCTCGACCTCAATGGCCAGTACGCCGTGCGCCTGGACTCTACCGGCAACGATGGCTCGTTGCCCTTCAGCAAACACCGCCAACAGGCCGCCGACGACTATAGCCGCGGCGGCGCGACCCTGAAGCTCAAGTACGCCAAGACCAAGGTGTTGATCGGCGACCAGAAGCCCTTCTACCCGGTCGCCTCCAACGACCCCAGCCGCCAGCTCGACACCATCTACCAAGGTGCTGTGATCGAATCACGCGACATCGACAACCTGACCCTGGTCGGCGGGCGCTTCTGGTCCATCGTCACCCGCGAGTCATCCAACCACGAGCGCCTGTACCGCTTTGGCACGCGCGACGACCTGGACAGCGATGGCCTGGACTTCGCCGGCGCCACCTACGCCCTGACCCCAGACCTGCAAGCCAGCTACTTCCATGGCGTGCTCAACGACATCTACAAGCAGGACTACGGCGGCATCAAGCATGCCCTGAAGTTCGCCGACGGCTACCAGTTGAAAACCGACGTGGGTTACTTCAACAACCGTGAAGACGGTGCCGCACGCAGTGGCGCCGTGGACAACCGCGCCTACTTCGGCCTGATCACCCTGGAAAAAAGCGGGCACATGCTGGGGGTGAGCTACCAGCGCATGACCGGCGACACCGTGTTCCCGACATTGAACGGCTACGTGCCACAGCTGTGGCTGCCGAACTGGGCGGGCCTGCCCTTCATTCGCCCGGACGAACGCAGCTGGTCGGTGCGCTATGGCTACAACTTCGCCGCCATGGGCCTGCCCGGGCTCAAGCTGTTCACCCGCTACATCAAAGGCACCGACATCGACCGCGGCCCGGGCCTTGCACGGGATCAGGAGAGCGAGCGCGACATCATGCTCAGCTACGTGGTCCAGAGCGGCCCGCTCAAGGACCTGGCCTTCGACCTGAAAAACATGCGTACCCAGCAAACCTACGGCAACGACTACAACGAGTATCGCCTGATCACTTCCTACACCTGGAAGTTCTGGTGA